In Gemmatimonadota bacterium, the sequence CGTAGAAGTCGACGCCGGAGAAGTTGGGCATAGGCCTGGGGCGGGAAACGGGAAACGGGAAACGGGAAACGGGAAACGGGTTGCGCCCCGAATGTAACCTCAGCGCCGCTTCCCGCTTCCCTCTTCCCGCTTCCCGGCGGTTCTCAGTCCGTCCGCACCGCCCGGGGCTGGATCCCGACCTCGCGGGCCTTGCGGCGGAACTCGGCCCCGTGGTCCACCGGGCGGCCGGTCTCGGCCTGCCACTGGTGCACCAGCTCGTGCAGCACGGTGTCGCGCACCTCGGGCCACGGGTCATGCAGCACGTGGCGCCGGTTGAGGCCGATATGCACCGCCCGGCCGCTGGTCCGCTCCAGCCGCAGCTCCCCGAGCCGGCGCCGCATGCGCGAGGAGAGCCGGATCGGCAGCGGGGGCAGCGCCCCGTCGAAGTGCTCGGTGTTGAGCTCCGCCACCAGCGCGGTGATCCGCGCGAGGACCGGGCGGTCGGCGGCGCGGACGCGGGGTGGGCGCGCCGGCCGCACGGGGACGTGCGACTCCACCGGGAAGGCCAGGAAGAGCCGCCGCGCCGCGAGGCGCGCCGCCCGCCGCACGCCGGGCGCCAGAAAGGTCACGATGGCGCGAAGCACGTCGTCCGGGGCGCTGGCGTAGCCCTCGTGGATGCGGAGCCGGCGGCCCGGCAGCCAGGAGAGCATGAGCTGCTGGTTCTGGTGCACCTCGAAGCGAGGCACCGGCGGGAGCCCAAGTGCCGTGAGGCGGGCATGCAGGGTGTCGGCGGGGGTGGCGGGGACCGGCGGCCGCGGCGGGACGGCTCGGGGCCCCGGCAGGCGGCGGGCCGGCGCCGGGAGCGCGGCCGGCTCAGCCCACAGCGCCAGCTGCACGGCGATAGCGGGAGAAGAGCGAGACGTCGCCGCGGCGGAAGGTGTGCGCCTCGCGGGCGTAGACGTAGTGCTCGATGGCCACCTGGTCCGGCGTGACACGGATCAGGTTGAAGGCCGATGGCCGCCCGCCGCGGGTCCGGACGGAGTGGGTCCCGGCGGTGCTCACCACCAGGCGGCCGTCGAGCTGCCCCGCCCCCTCGGTGTGGTCGTGGCCGCAGAGCACCAGGTCGGCGTCGAGGGTGAGCAGCGCGCGCTGCGCGGCGTGGGGCCGCGCCAGGCCCCAGCGGCGCGAGACCACCCCGGGCAGCACGTTGTGGTGCAGCACCGCCACCCGGACCTTGTGCGGCGCCACCTGCGCCAGCCGGGCGCGGACCCGCGCCACCTCCGCCGCGGGGAGGTGCCCCTTCACGGTGGTGTCGTTGGGGTTGTAGGTGAGGGAGCCCCAGGAGAAGCCGTTGGCGGAGAGCAGGCCGGCCACCACCACCTGGTCGAGCTCGAGCACCGGGGTGAGGTCCTCGCCGAAGTACCGCCGCCACTTGCCGTACTTGACCCGCTGGCCCAGCACGCCGAGGGGGCTGCGCCACCATTGCACGTCGTGGTTGCCGGGGATGAGGTGCCAGGGCGCGGCGCGGCCGAGGACGTCGAGGTAGCGGCGGGCACCCTGGAACTCGCCGTGGCGCGCCCGCTGCGCCACGTCGCCGGAGACCACGATGACCGTGGGCTGCAGACTGGGAAGGAAGGCCTCGAGGTCCGCCAGCTGGACCATGTCGCAGCGGACCCCGAAGTGGATATCCGAGAGGTGCGCGATGACGACGTCGGTCACCAGACGACCCGGACCCGGTAGGTGAGGGTGGCCTTGCCCCGGGCGGGCACCGGCACCCGGAAGCGGGTGCGGGTGGAAGACAGCTTCTCGCCCTTGATGCTGCTGGCCAGGATGGTCCACTCGCCCCCGCGCTCCTCGAGCACGTCCACGGTGACGGGGGCGTCGCCGGCGTTCTCGATGGTGGTGCGGTAGTCGGCGGTGGCGGTGTAGCGCCAGCCGCCGCCCTGGGGGATGCTGTCGCGCCGGGTGTTGTAGGTGGTCTGCACCCGCTTGGCGGTGAGGTCGAAGGCGGTGCCGGCGTTGAGCCGCAGGTCCTCGCCGGCGGGGCTGTGATCGATCATGGCCTCGCCGATCAGCTGCAGCCGGGCGGCGCTATCGGGCTCGAAGAGACGCACCAGGCCGGCGGGGAGCGGCCGGTCGCCGAGGTCGGTCTTGCGGGCGCGCTGCACGGTGTAGTAGACGGAGATCGGCGTTTCCTCTTCCTCGCCGTACTGGGCCAGGCCGCCCCAGTACGGAATCCGGCCGCGCAGCTCGAAGCTGCGGACCACCTTGGCCTCCGCCGGCTCGAACAACCCGATGGTGCGGACGATGCCCGGCTCGAGGGCCCAGGTCCCGGGAAGGGTGTAGAGGTGGAATTCCCCCACCTTCTGCTCCGAGGGGCCCATCTTGTCCATCGCGGGGGCGCTGCGGGCCACCATCACGGCCTCCTCGCGCATCCGCCGCTCGGCCGGGGCGGCCACGCTCACCTGCCCTGCCAGCAGCTGGATCTCCGCCTCCGGGAAGCGCAGCGGCCCGGGGTCGACCACCGCCTGCCCCATGACGCGAGCGGTGCCGCCGGGGCCGAGGATGACCTGGTAGCTGGTGCTCCAGCCGGCGCCGTTGGTGAAGTAGGCCAGCGGGAGGCCGCGCCGGGCGCGGGCGGCATGCACCAGCAGCTCGTAGCGGGGATCCACCGTGACGAGGTCGGCGGGATACTGCGGGATGCCGGGGGCGGCGAAGGTGACGGTGCCGTCGGCCAGCTTGTAGCGCTCGGGGTTGACGCCCAGCACGGTGGCACCGACGGTGTCCTTGCCGATCCGGAAGGTGAGGCGGCGGCCGATGGCGCGGCGCAGCACGTCGCCCTCGTTCACGCCGCCGTCGTAGGCGCCGCTCAGGACGGTGATCTCGGGGTCGGTGGAGAAGATGGACCCGGGCTCGGCGGCGCCGGTGACGGCGAGCTGGCGCGACTGGCCCTTGAGGATCTCGACCGGGACGGTCCAGCGCACCAGGGCACGGCCATCGTTGTAGAGGGTGAGGCTGGTCGGCGCCTGGGCCGCGAGCCGGGAGCTGGCCATGAGGGTCACCGCGATCAGGGTGGCGGCGGCGGCGGGCAGGCGCTGGGCGGCCGAGCCGTCGCGCGGGCGGGAGATCATCGTGCACTCCAGAGTTGGGTAGTCACCTGGGCAGCAGTTCCAGGGCAACCCGGTGCACGACCTTCCGCACCAGGAGGTAGGTCACCAGCACGGCGATGATCCCGTAGATCCTGGCCTGGGGGAACGGGGGCATGCGGTAGGCGACATACCATCCGACGAACAGGGTTGCCGGCAGGGAGATGCGACTGGCCAGGCGGTTTGCACGGCGGGCCCGCTCGGCCCGGCACTCCCGGCACAGCTCGCCCCACCCCAGGCCGGCCACCCGCGCGCCGCACCGGGCGCAGGGGACCTCAGCCCACCCGCTTGGCGACCGCATCCCCGAACTCCCGGGTGGAGGCGCTGCCACCCAGGTCGCGGGTGCGGATGTTGTCCTCGACGATGGTCTTCTCGATGGCGGCGCGCATCCGGTTGGCGCGGTCCACCTCGCCCAGGTGGTCCAGCATCATGGCGGCGGCGAGCATCTGGGCGGCGGGGTTGGCAATCCCCTTCCCGGCGATGTCCGGGGCGCTGCCGTGCACCGCCTCGAAGATCGAGGCGTGGGTGCCGATGTTGGCGCCGGGCGCCAGGCCCAGGCCGCCGACCAGCCCGGAGACCTCGTCGCTCAGGATGTCGCCGAACATGTTGGTGGTGACCATGACGTCGAACTGCTCCGGCTTCATCACCAGCTGCATGGCGCAGTTGTCCACGATCATGTCGTTGGACTGCACCCGGCCCTCGTACTCCTTGGCGATCCGCTTGCCCACCTC encodes:
- a CDS encoding SprT-like domain-containing protein, with protein sequence MQLALWAEPAALPAPARRLPGPRAVPPRPPVPATPADTLHARLTALGLPPVPRFEVHQNQQLMLSWLPGRRLRIHEGYASAPDDVLRAIVTFLAPGVRRAARLAARRLFLAFPVESHVPVRPARPPRVRAADRPVLARITALVAELNTEHFDGALPPLPIRLSSRMRRRLGELRLERTSGRAVHIGLNRRHVLHDPWPEVRDTVLHELVHQWQAETGRPVDHGAEFRRKAREVGIQPRAVRTD
- a CDS encoding metallophosphoesterase, producing MTDVVIAHLSDIHFGVRCDMVQLADLEAFLPSLQPTVIVVSGDVAQRARHGEFQGARRYLDVLGRAAPWHLIPGNHDVQWWRSPLGVLGQRVKYGKWRRYFGEDLTPVLELDQVVVAGLLSANGFSWGSLTYNPNDTTVKGHLPAAEVARVRARLAQVAPHKVRVAVLHHNVLPGVVSRRWGLARPHAAQRALLTLDADLVLCGHDHTEGAGQLDGRLVVSTAGTHSVRTRGGRPSAFNLIRVTPDQVAIEHYVYAREAHTFRRGDVSLFSRYRRAAGAVG